In Streptomyces dangxiongensis, one DNA window encodes the following:
- the tgmB gene encoding ATP-grasp ribosomal peptide maturase, translating into MTVLILTSEEDVTADMVVLRLGEAGVPVVRLDPADLTNGVALSGEFVHGACRGHLSVGGRLVGINGLRSVWVRRPGSPAARAAQPSAWLTEESSQALYGMLRSSDARWMNHPDAAHRARHKPWQLRLAQSCGLPVPATLITTFPQAARAFAERFPDLVVKPVSGAHPQEPPRAVPTSRVAPDADFTAVAFGPTLLQRRIAKRADIRLTAVGGTLLAARKPTDPDAGPDDVDVRFAPSVSPWLPADVPPRVAEGVLRYLRDAGLAYGAFDFAEDADGIWWFLECNQSGQFGFVEMDTGQPIAATIAAWLAEETDPGRSRAEGDRSAAS; encoded by the coding sequence ATGACCGTGCTCATCCTGACCAGTGAAGAGGACGTGACGGCGGACATGGTGGTCCTCCGGCTGGGCGAGGCGGGCGTGCCCGTCGTCCGGCTCGACCCCGCCGATCTGACCAACGGGGTGGCGCTGTCGGGCGAGTTCGTCCACGGCGCCTGCCGCGGGCACCTGTCCGTCGGCGGACGCCTGGTCGGCATCAACGGCCTGCGTTCCGTGTGGGTGCGCAGACCGGGCAGTCCCGCGGCCCGCGCCGCCCAGCCGTCGGCCTGGCTGACGGAGGAGTCGTCGCAGGCGCTGTACGGCATGCTGCGCTCCAGCGACGCCCGCTGGATGAACCACCCGGACGCGGCCCACCGGGCCCGCCACAAGCCCTGGCAGTTGCGTCTCGCCCAAAGCTGTGGCCTGCCGGTGCCGGCCACCCTGATCACGACGTTCCCGCAGGCGGCGCGGGCGTTCGCGGAGCGCTTCCCGGACCTGGTGGTCAAACCGGTCTCCGGCGCGCATCCGCAGGAGCCGCCGCGGGCGGTGCCGACCAGCCGGGTCGCACCGGACGCCGACTTCACCGCGGTCGCCTTCGGACCGACGCTGCTGCAACGGCGGATCGCCAAGCGGGCCGACATCAGGCTCACGGCCGTCGGCGGCACGCTGCTGGCCGCGCGCAAGCCCACCGACCCGGACGCCGGCCCCGACGACGTGGACGTCCGCTTCGCCCCGTCGGTCTCCCCCTGGCTGCCCGCGGACGTGCCGCCGCGCGTCGCCGAGGGCGTGCTGCGCTACCTGCGGGACGCGGGACTCGCCTACGGCGCTTTCGACTTCGCGGAGGACGCGGACGGGATCTGGTGGTTCCTGGAGTGCAATCAGTCCGGCCAGTTCGGGTTCGTGGAGATGGACACCGGGCAGCCGATCGCCGCGACCATCGCCGCATGGCTCGCGGAGGAAACGGATCCGGGCCGCAGCCGTGCGGAGGGCGACCGGAGTGCGGCGTCTTGA
- the tgmA gene encoding putative ATP-grasp-modified RiPP, with protein sequence MQPFTLNYARPAVQLDVTTPYAYDSGLQLNVLPDGRIAATDHATLRALGTTTSTAGSKTHFDD encoded by the coding sequence ATGCAACCGTTCACGCTCAACTACGCGCGGCCCGCAGTGCAGTTGGACGTCACCACTCCGTACGCGTACGACTCCGGACTGCAATTGAACGTCCTCCCCGACGGGCGAATCGCCGCCACCGATCACGCCACGTTGAGAGCGCTCGGAACCACGACCTCGACCGCCGGTTCCAAGACGCACTTCGACGACTGA